The sequence CGACTGCAGCAGGGTACTCACCTCATTACGCTTGGACTCCTGCGCCTTTTTCAGGGCGTAGATCTGGGCCTTGCTGCTTACATCTGCAATCTGGCTGCTGCCGTCCATGGTGAACTCCTGCTGCGCCGAAGGGCGCGGTCTATGCTTGAGCTTACAGCCTAGCGCAAGCCTCGTGAAAATGCAAAGCCGGGCAGGCAACTGTCAGACCAGATGCCCGCCCGGCCGACCAACGGTCAGCGCAGGCGTACTGACTCAGTCTGTCCGGTCACGCCCTCGCTGAAGCTGGTACCAAGTCGCTTGGCTACGCGGTCGGCCAGACTTTCAGTCAGGGTGTAATCCACCAGCTGATCCGCCTTGATCACTTCACGCGCCACACTGTCAGTGGTGCCAAGCGCATCGGTCAGGCCCAGCTCAATACTCTTGGCACCATGCCAGACCAGACCCGAGAACATATCGGGCGTTTCTTTCAGGCGGGCACCACGGCCCTTGCGCACCACGTCGATGAACTGCTGGTGGATGTCAGCCAGCATCTGGGTAACGTAGGCTTTCTGCTTGTCGTTCATCGGCGAGAAGGGGTCGAGAAAGCCCTTGTTCTCTCCGGCGGTAAACAGGCGGCGCTCCACCCCCAGCTTTTCCATGGCTCCGGTAAAGCCAAAGCCATCCATCAGCACCCCGATCGAGCCCACCAGGCTGGCTTTGTCGACATAGATACGGTCCGCCGCCACGGCCACATAGTAGCCCCCGGAGGCGCACAGGTCCTCGACCACCGCATACAGCGGCGTACCCGGATGCAGCTTGCGCAGGCGACGAATCTCGTCATGGATGATGCCCGCCTGCACCGGGCTACCGCCCGGGCTGTTGATCAACAGCACCACGCCCTTGGTGTTCGGATCCTCAAACGCCCGGCGCAGTGCAGCATTGATGTTGTCCGCGCTGGCCACGCTCCCCGGTGCAATCACCCCCTCCAGACGCACCACCGCCGTATGCGGCGTCGTGCGGCCTGCCATCTGGCTACCGGCCAGCCCCAGTACCAGCAGCAGCGGCACCAGCAGGTAGGCAAATCCCAGCAGCTTGAAGAAAATGCCCCAGCGACGCTTGGCACGCTGTTCCTTGACCACATCGCGCACCAGACTCTCGAGAATCTTGCGCTCCCACGGCTGGCTGCCATCCTGCGGCAGGGTTGTCTGCTCCGGCTTGTTTTCCATACGGTCCTTCCAGGTTAATCGCTTGTCTTACCCTCAGGGTAACTGGATCGAGTCTGCTTCGATCGGCCAGCCGCAGTATACGCCATCGGCCTGCTCTGTCAGCGGCACCGCCTGCAGGTAAGCCCCCCGACAGGGTCCGCCCAGACATGCACCGGTATCCGGGGCATACCAAGCCCCATGCATGCTGCAGATCAGGTACTGGCGGGACAGATCAAAGAAGTCGCCAGTTTGCCAGTCCATCATCACCGGCACATGAGCGCAACTGTTCTGGTAGGCATAGACCTGCCCTCGCCAGCGTATGGCAAAAGCCGGCTCAGGTCCGCGTGCAGTCATGACCCGAAAGCAGACGGCCTTGCCGGACTCCTGCAAATCGCTACCTGCACACAGGTAATACGCCATGTCATGGCTCCAGCCAGCCCGCCAGCTCCGCCAGATTGGCCAGCATCACCCGATGCGGCACAAGAACCAATTGTGCAGCATCATGCGCGCCCTGAGTCAGCGCCACAGCCTCCACCCCGGCATTGGCCGCCATCTGCAGATCATGGGTGGTGTCGCCCACCATCAAGGCACGGTCAGCGGGATGAAACAGCTCGTCCAGTAGTTCCAGCAGCATCGCCGGGTGCGGCTTGGAGAAGCTTTCTTCTGCACAACGGGTCGCCGCAAACATCGGGCGCAAGCCGGTCTGATCCAATGCCTGTTCCAGCCCGCGCCGCGACATGCCGGTGGCGACAGCCAGCGTATACCCCGCCTGCTGCAGCGTGCCCAGCAGCGCATGTGCGCCTTCATACAAGGCGGCTTGCCGCCCATAGATGGGCCAGGCCGCGCGGAAGGACTGCCCCAGCGGAATGCGCTCATCCACCGGCAACAGCGGCGCCAGTTGCTGCAAGGCTTCGTCCATGCCCAGCCCGATCACCTGCCGTACGGCGCTGCGCTCCGGTTGTGGCAGACCATGCTCGCGGAAGGCATGCTGCATGGACAGGACGATCCCGGCGGTACTGTCCATCAAGGTGCCGTCCCAATCGAACACGATCAGGTCATAGCGACGTGCATCAGGCATCGGCATCAGGGGCTCCGGCGGTTTGATCTAGCACGCTGAGGTAGTGGCTCAGCTCCGGAGGCAGCGGTGCTTCCAGCTGCAAAGGGACCCCGGTCAGCGGATGGGTGAGCCGCATCCGGCAGGCGTGCAGGAACATCCGCTTAAGCCCTTCACGCGCCAGCTGCTTGTTGCGCGGGAAATCGCCGTATTTGTCATCCCCCGCAATCGGATGGCCCAGGTGCTGCAAATGCACCCGAATCTGGTGGGTACGCCCGGTTTTCAGCTCGGCCTCGACCAGCGCGCAATCCGCCCATTTTTTCTGCAAGCGGAACACCGTGTGCGAGGGCTGGCCACCGGCTTCCACCCGCACACGCCGCTCGCCATCCGGCAGCAGGAATTTATGCAGCGGTGCTTTCACCGCCTGCACCGGCTTGCCCCACGCTCCCAGTGCCAGCGCGAAATAACGCTTGTCGGTCTGGCCCTGCCGAATCTGCTCGTGCAGCTTGACCAGGGCCGAACGCTTCTTGGCAACCAGCAGGATGCCGGAAGTCTCGCGGTCCAGCCGGTGCACCAGTTCAAGGAATTTGGCCTGCGGGCGTTGATGGCGCAATTGCTCGATCACCCCGCGTGAAATGCCGCTGCCACCGTGTACGGCAAGGCCAGCAGGTTTGTTGATCGCCAGCAGCGCATCATCTTCAAACAGAATATCAAACACCACCGTCGGCCCGGCGCCACTGCCAGGCTTGGGCGCCTCTTCGGCCACCCGTACCGGCGGGATGCGTACCTCATCATCCGCCTGCAGGTGGTAACTGACATCCGTGCGCTTGCCGTTGATGCGGACTTCCCCGGCGCGAATGATGCGATAGATGCGGCTCTTCGGCACCCCTTTCAGGATGCGGAGCAAAAAATTGTCCAGTCGCTGACCGGCCTCTTCGGCATCGATGCGACGTTTGGTGACAGTAAGGTTTTCTTTGCGTGACAAGTCCATATTGCTTATACTAGCCCTTGCAGTCCATTCGGGCTGTCCGGCGTGTTGTCTGGCCGGCTCTGCACTGCTCCCGCTCTTTATTCAATGCTGGCTGCTGATTTACGGTTGATGAATGTGATCGGCCCGTCTGGCACGTTGATGGCAGCACTTTATGCCTTGCTGCCCTCCCGGTGTAGCCCCTGTTGGGCTCGAATCCGAATACGCCCTGCGCCCCGCTCCATTCCAGCCCCTTCAGTAGCCATGCTCTGGCTTGGTTCCAGCTTGCCCGACTGCTGCAGTCATGGGCAGCGGCCAGTTCCCTGGATTTTTTCGGGACCTGCTGCCGCCGGAAGCCCGCCCCGACAGAACGGGGCATGAGGTTTTCAACGCATGCAGGGTTAACGTCGCTCACCCTTGAAAGCAGCGATAGTAATAGATTTGCGCGCTAAACGCACCCGCGAGAGATTGCGCAGCTGCCCGTCCGGTTGAAGAGCCGGGCAGGTATGGTGTGGTTTGACTGAGGCCTGTGCCGCCCAAGCATGGCCGCCGCCTCAGCCACCACCGCCCGCCCCGCTACCAGGAGGGGGCAGCTGCTGGACCGGGCAATATTCAACCTGTAACCCGGTCACGTAAAGAATTCGTTGCTGCCCTGTGCAGTATCTGGCAATACCCCGGCTGACGGCGAGCCCCGCCGGGGAGTGTGTTCGCCAGGTGGGTTGCAGCCCGAATTCATGGATGGATCAAGCTACCCCGCCTTCAGCCTGCCTGACGGCGGACCTCACTGGTTGTTCGGATGTGCCGGTTGCCACTGCAACGGCCAAGGAGAGGTGTGATCCGCCCGCCCGTGCATTAGCGCGCGGGGACTGTACATGAAACGCATGTTGTTCAATGCAACGCAGGCTGAAGAGCTGCGCGTTGCCATTGTAGATGGTCAGAAACTGATCGATCTGGATATTGAAACCGTTGGCAAGGAACAGCGGAAAAGCAATATCTACAAGGGTGTCATCACCCGTATCGAGCCCAGCCTCGAAGCCGCTTTCGTCGATTACGGCGAAGAGCGCCATGGCTTCCTGCCCTTCAAGGAAGTATCCCGCAGCTATTTCCTGCCCGGCACCGACGGTCGCGCCCGCATTCAGGACGCGCTGAAGGAAGGCATGGAAGTCATTGTCCAGGTGGACAAGGACGAGCGTGGCAACAAAGGCGCTGCGCTGACCACCTTCATCAGCCTGGCGGGGCGTTATCTGGTGCTGATGCCGAACAACCCGCGCGGTGGTGGTGTTTCCCGCCGGATTGAAGGTGAAGAGCGCAACGAACTGCGCGCCCAGCTGGACCAGCTGGATGCACCGAGCGGCATGAGCGTGATCGGTCGCACTGCCGCGATTGGCCGCACACTGGAAGAACTGCAGTGGGACCTGCGTTACCTGCTGCAACTGTGGTCGGCCATTGATGGCGCGGCCCGTCAGCAAAACGGCGCGTTCCTGATCTATCAGGAATCCAGCCTGGTGATCCGCGCCATCCGCGATTACTTCCAGCCGGACATCGGCGAAGTCCTGATCGACACCGAGAGCCTGTTCGAGCAAGCACGCCAGTTCATGGACCACGTGATGCCGGGCAACGTCAACCGCATCAAGCTGTACAAGGATGACGTTCCGCTGTTCTCGCGTTTCCAGATCGAGCATCAGATTGAAACCGCGTTCCGTCGTGAAGTGCCGCTGCCCTCGGGTGGCGCCATCGTGATCGACCATACCGAAGCGCTGGTGTCGGTGGACGTCAACTCGGCGCGTGCTACCCGTGGTGGCGACATCGAAACCACCGCCTTCAACACCAACCTGGAAGCGGCGGACGAAGTCGCCCGCCAGCTGCGCCTGCGCGACCTGGGCGGCTTGATCGTGATCGACTTCATCGACATGGAAAGCCAGAAAAACCAGCGCGAGGTGGAAAACCGCCTGAAGGATGCGCTGCACCACGACCGTGCCCGCGTACAGATGGGCAAGATTTCGCGCTTCGGCCTGCTCGAGCTGTCGCGTCAGCGCCTGCAGCCGAGCCTGGGTGAAACCGCCCACATGCCCTGCCCGCGCTGCCATGGCACCGGCTTTATCCGTGGCACCGAATCGTCGGCCCTGCACATCCTGCGCATCTTGCAGGAAGAGGCGATGAAGGAGAATACGGGTGCCGTCCATGCCCAGCTCCCGGTCGATGTCGCCACCTTCCTGCTCAACGAGAAGCGCGCCGACATCTACGCCATTGAGGCCCGCCTCAAGGTCAACGTGGTACTGGTACCCAATGTGCACCTGGAAACGCCGAATTACAGCGTGACCCGCCTGCGTCATGACGACCTTAACCACGCCGACGAAGACCTGCCGAGCTACAAACGGGTGGAACAGCAGGCCGAAGACGAGCACAACCACAAGCCGGGCCAGCGCAGCAAGCCGGAAGTACGTCAGCAAGCTGCCGTCAAGGGCATCACGCCGGAGCAACCAGCGCCGGTAGTCGCACCAGCCAGCAAGCCTGCCAGCAGCGAGAACAAGCCGGGCCTGTTGAGCCGCTTCCTCAACTGGCTGAAGGGCGAACCGGAAGCGGCCGCGCCTGCCGCCCAGCCGGCTGCACGTCAGCAAGAACGTCAGTCCGGCCAGCGCCAGCAACGCAATGGCCGTGACCGCAATCGCAATGGCGAGCGCGGCAACCGCGAAGGTGAGCGTCAGGAACGGAGCAACCGCGAAGGTCAGCGTGAACAGCAAGCGCAAGGCGGCCAGAACCGCGAGCGCGATGCCCAGCGTGGCAACCGTCAGGAGCGTGTTGAACGCAATGAGCAGCGCGGTGAAGAGCGTCGCAATGGCCGCAACCGTCAGGACGACAGCCGCAAGGACGACAACAAGCCGGAAGAAACCCGCAATGAGCGCCCGCAGCGTCAGCCGCGCCAGGAAGGCGAGGCACGTGAAGGCGGTCGCGGTCGCAACCGTGCCGAGCGTGAACCGAAGCCGGAAGTGCCGGTCAGTGAGGTCGTCGAAGCGGTGGTGACCGACACCGCCGTGGAAGCCGTGGCGGCAGAGGGCCAGGCCAGCAGCGGTGAAGGCCGTCGTCGCCGCCGCCGTCGTGGTGGCCGGGACCGTCAGAGTGAAGCGGCAGCGACCCCGGGCAGCGATGTACAAGCCGAGTCGTCTGAAGACAGCCAGGATGTAGTGGCAACCAGCAGCGCTCCGGTCGTAGCCGAAGCTGCGCCTGAGGTGGTCACGGCAGCGCCGACTGCTGTAGCCGAAGTGGCGCCGGTCGTGGCAGAAGTTGCAGCAGCCCCTGTCGCCCCGGCTCCTGTGGTCGCGGAGGCACCGGCAGAGGTCATCGCCCCTGCCGTCGCCGAAGTGCCTGTAGTTGCCCCGGTGGTGGTCACTGCTGCTGCTGAAGCGGTCGAGACGGTTGACGTTGCACCGCAAGCGGTGGAAGTCGTCGCTCCGGTCGCTGAAGTAGCGGCTCCGGCAGCGCCGGCTCAGGAAGCAGCTCCTATTGAAGCGGTGGTTGCTGCACCTGCGGAAGAGGTTGCAGAGGTTGTCACCGCAGCGGTAGAAACTCATCCAGTCGAAGCGGTAGCAGAGGTGGTGGAAGCCGCCCCGGCTCGCAGCAGCAACCGCCGTCGCCGCCCCGCCCGCGAAAAGGTGGCTGAGGAGCCGTTGCAGATGGTGGAAACCAGCGATGTCGTGGCACCCGCTCAGCCTGAAGTAGTCGTGGCCAGCGTACCGCGCCCCAGCCGTCCGCGCAGCCGTCGCAAGGCGGAAGACGCTCAGGTCGAAGCCCTGCAGCAGGTGGAAACCCAAGGCGAGTAATCCACCAAGCGCCGCATCCGGGTGCGCCCGGATGCAACAAAGCCCTGAAGTCCGGCAACGCCGGGCATTCAGGGCTTTGTTATTTGCAGCAGGCCGTCAGGGGTGCAGATTTTGCCGCAGTTGCTCGAACAGGCAGATGGCCGCTGCAGCCGCCACGTTAAGGGACTCTACCTTGCCCGGCATGGGAATACGTACCCGCGTGGTACAGCGGGCTTGCAGGGCAGGCCGCACCCCCTGCCCTTCTGCGCCAAACAGCCAGGCCAGCGACCCTCTCAGATCGGTCTGGTAGACGTTGGCAGGCGCATCCAGTGTCGTGCCCACCACGTTGCCCTTGAAGTGATCCAGGCAGGCCAGCAAATCGGCTTGCGCCACCACCCGCACCGCAAAATGCGCCCCCATCCCGGCGCGCAGGGTTTTCGGCGACCAGGGATCGGCACAATCAGGGGACAGTAATACCGCATCAATCCCAGCCGCAGCTGCCGTACGCAAGATGGAGCCGACATTGCCGGGGTCTTGCACACCATCGAGCAAAACAATGCGTTGCTCATGGGGGTGGGGCAGCGCGTGTGCGGCAGGTAGCGGGCAGAGTGCCAGAATGCCCGTTGCTGACGGCAGCTCGCTCAATTGCCCAAACAAGGCCTCGCTGAGCAACAATGTTTCCACCCCGGACAGACGGGCCAGCAAAGGCCGGATTTCCGCATGCTCCAGTGCAGGCTCACTGAGCACCACCGTCTGCGGTGTACTGCCACAATCCAGCAGGCTTTGCAGCAGGTGCACACCATCGAGTACCATCAGGCGAGCTTCCTGCCGGCTGCGGTTATGACTGCACAGTTTTTTCAAGGTTTTGAACCGCGCGTTGGCGGCAGAGCTGATCAACAACACCAGTTTTTCCAGTCAGAGGTCAGGCCGGGCCACCTTTGCCTTCCAGCGCAGCCAGCGCGGTCAGCATCACGGCCTTGAAGTGCGGATAATTGTCGGCATCCAGTTGCGGATGCGTGCTGCCGCCATCCGCGTAGAGCAGGCCCAGCGGATTGGCGCGCACCCACAGCGACATCGCCACCCAGTCCCGCTCCGGCTCAGGCCGCAAGGGCGCAGGCAGGTAGGCTTGCAGATTACGTCGGTTGCTGTCACCGTAGAACAGACTTTGAGTCTTGCCCATCAGTCGGGTAAACAGGTGCGGAGTATTCAGGCCGACGGCCTGATGCCGTAGCGGATGATCATCAGCAAAACCGATGGCAAACCGCAGCTTGAGCTGGTTCGTCGCTTTGTCCTGCGTCAGCAGCGCAACCCGCATCAGGCCGAGACCCAGCCGCAATCCTTTGAACAGCAGGGTCATGATCTGGCCCACATCGGCTTTACGCTCACCGGCCAGTTTCAGCTGGGTGGTCACCTGTTCCAGTATCTTCAGATCCAGTTGCAAGCTGGCCGGCTTGGCCACCGGCGGCTCCGCCCAGTCACCTGGCTGCATGGGAAGCCACATGGCGGGCAAGGCGATGTCCGGGAACGCATTCCACCGGGCGTGCTGCAGCAACAGTCCCTGCTGCCGGGCCGACCATTCTTCGATAGACAGCTTGAGAAACTCGGCCAGCAGCCGGGCAGCCTCTTCATGGTCCGCACGCCACCAGCCCAGCAGGCTGGCACGGGCAGCCTGAACGGCCAGCTGTACGCTGTAATTTCGTGGTTTGTCCAGTTGCTGATCGCACATCAGGCCGGCCAGCAGATAGGGCATGCCAATTTGGCCGACATAGTGCTGCAGCAGGGCCTGATAGCTCAAACCCAGCAATTGCTGCTGCAACGCCGGGTCTGACAGCATGAGGTTAGCATGGCTGTGCCAGTGGATCGGCGCGACACGCTGCGGGTGGGTCAGCAGCAACAAGGGTTCAATCACATCATGCAGCAAAGCCCCCAGAAACACCTCTTCTGCCTTGCTGTCCAGCCGTACCCGAGCCACCTCCCGTGCCAGCAGCCCCGCCAGCAGGCATTGCGACAACCGCCCCTGCAACAGCCGCAACCGTGCAGGATCTTTATCCAGCAGGCGCTCCAGCACGGGCCGCCGGCTGAAGCGGTCATAGAACTGCTCCACGCCGAGCAACATCAACGCATGCTCGAGGCTGGTGATATCACTGGCAAAACTGCCACGCGGGATGGTGTTGACGTAAGACAGGACTTGCAGCGTCAGAAACGGATCGCGTGCCACAATGGCCGCCAGCGCCCCCGGCGAGGACGCCGAGGTACTGACTTGTGCGCTGCGCAGGGCATCTTGCGTCACCTGTAGCATCGGCAGGTTAGCGGGCTGCCAGGCCGTGAGGTAGGGCTCGGCCGCCTTGAGGGTATCCGGAGGTTCTGCAGTGGTCATGCGTGCAGTATAGCGCCTGATGGCTTATTCGGGGACGGCGGCAGCACGCTGGCTTTGCTGCCAGCCATACAATACCGGCTGCAGGGCGTGCCCGGTCTCGCGCTGGAGGTCGGGAGCCTGCCCCGGTATGGCAAAGCTGTTGCTGATCAGCCAGCTGCCGGGCCGCAGCTCCGCTTGTGCCTTTTGCCACACCGCTGGCATGACCAGTGGTGACAGAAAGACGTAGAGCACATCAAAAGCCTGCCAGTCCATGCGCCAGAAGTCTTCGCGCAGCACCCGCACTTGCGGATAGTGGCGCAGGCGCCAGCGGCTCATCAGCCAGGGCAGCCAGGCCACTTCCACGGCCACGTAGTGATGCTGCGGCCAGCGCTGCACCATGGCCGCCACCACGCGGCCCGTGCCACAGCCTAGCTCAGCAATCCGCAAGGGTGCCTCCGACCTGGGCATCAAATCCGGTATGGCCTCCAGCACCGGTGATGCGGACAGAAACAAGGGAACACGCCCCCGCCAGGCCGCCCCCAGCAGCAGGAACAGTACCGCCCCCGCCAGAAGGAACCACCAGGGAGAACCTTGCCACCATTGCATCAGCAGCAGCATGGGGTACAGCAGCAGGGCCGCGACCTGCCAGACACCCGGCAAGCCCAGCACGCGTCCGGGTAGCACGGTCAAGCCCGCCCACAGCAGCAGGGCCAGCCACAGGCGAGGCAGTGCTAATGGGGGAATCTGCTGCAGCAGCCAGGACAGCAGCAGCCAGGCACTCAGTACCAGCAGGGTGAAGCGCCACAAGGCCTGCAGAAAGCGGCCTTGCTCAGGGCGCGCTGCTGGCACCTTGCGCCTGATCCAGCAACTGCTGGGCGGCGGGATCCGACTTGCCGCTGTTTTTCATGATGGCCGTAGTCGTCTCTTCATTCAGCACAATGATGCTGATACGGCGGTTGATCGGCGCATCCGGATGCTCGTCATCCAGCGGCACCGCTGAGCCCAGCCCGACTACGCGCAACACCTTGCCATCTTGCAGGCCGCCAGCAATCATCTCGCGCCGCGAGGTGTTGGCCCGCTCCGCAGACAGCTCCCAGTTGCTGTAACCCCGATCACCACTGCTGTATTGCACGGCATCGGTATGCCCGGACAGGCTGATCCGGTTCGGTACCTCATTCAGCAGCTTGCCGAGGTCACGCAGCAGCTGCACGGTGTAGGGTTGCAGCTTGGCACTGCCACTATCGAACATGGGGCGGTTTTGTTCGTCCACCAGCTGAATGCGCAGGCCTTCCGGTGTCATGTCGATCAGCAGTTGATCCTTGAACTTGGCCAGTTCAGGATTTTGCTCGATCACGGTCTGCACCTTTTCGCGCAGCTTGTCGAACATCATCTTCTCGGCAGCCTGCTTGGCTTTCTTGGCATCATCGTTGGCCGAATCCTGGCCTTTGGACACTTCACCCGAGATGCGTTGCAGATCCTGCCCGCCACCCGGGATGATACTAGTGGCGTTGCCGGTACTGTCGCCACCTTGCAGCGCTACTTTCAGCGGGGTATTGAAATAATCTGAGATACCGGACAGCTTGCCCTTGGACACGGACCCCAACAGCCACATCAGCAGAAAGAACGCCATCATGGCGGTCACGAAGTCAGCATAGGCAATCTTCCACGCGCCGCCATGATGGCCGCCGTGACCCTTGTTGATCTTCTTGACGATTATGGGGCGCTGGGAGTCGTCGCTCATCGCCGCTATCCTTGCCGCTCAGGCGGGTTATTTCTTCTGCTTGACGTGCTCTTCCAGCTCCTTGAAGCTGGGGCGCTCGGTGGAGTACAGCACCTTGCGGCCAAACTCCACCGCCACTTGCGGCGCATAGCCATTCAGGCTGGCGAGCAGGGTCACTTTGACGGTCTGGTACACTTTGGTGGACTCATCGCCCTTGAATTCCAGCACCGTGGACAAGGGACCGACGATGCCGTAAGCCAGCAAAATACCCAAGAAGGTCCCGACCAGGGCGGCACCAATCAACCCCCCCAGTTCAGGCGGTGGCAGGTGCAATGACCCCATGGTGTGCACTACCCCCATCACCGCCGCCACAATACCAAATGCCGGCAGCGCGTCACCCAGCTTGGCAATGGCCGCCGCCGGTACGGCACCCTCGTGGTGATGGGTTTCGATCTCGTTGTCCATCAGGTTTTCGATTTCAAAGGCATTCAGGTTGCCGCCGACCATCAGCCGCAGGTAATCCGTGATGAAATCGACCAGATGATGGTCATGCAGGATTTTGTCGTACTTGCTGAAGATGGGGCTTTTCTCAGGCTCCTCCACATCCGCCTCAATCGACATCAGGCCTTCCTTGCGTACCTTGCCCAGAATCTCGTAGAGCAAGGCAAACAGGTCCATGTAGAAGGC is a genomic window of Leeia aquatica containing:
- a CDS encoding class I SAM-dependent methyltransferase; amino-acid sequence: MPAARPEQGRFLQALWRFTLLVLSAWLLLSWLLQQIPPLALPRLWLALLLWAGLTVLPGRVLGLPGVWQVAALLLYPMLLLMQWWQGSPWWFLLAGAVLFLLLGAAWRGRVPLFLSASPVLEAIPDLMPRSEAPLRIAELGCGTGRVVAAMVQRWPQHHYVAVEVAWLPWLMSRWRLRHYPQVRVLREDFWRMDWQAFDVLYVFLSPLVMPAVWQKAQAELRPGSWLISNSFAIPGQAPDLQRETGHALQPVLYGWQQSQRAAAVPE
- a CDS encoding Rieske (2Fe-2S) protein; amino-acid sequence: MAYYLCAGSDLQESGKAVCFRVMTARGPEPAFAIRWRGQVYAYQNSCAHVPVMMDWQTGDFFDLSRQYLICSMHGAWYAPDTGACLGGPCRGAYLQAVPLTEQADGVYCGWPIEADSIQLP
- a CDS encoding YjfB family protein, with amino-acid sequence MDGSSQIADVSSKAQIYALKKAQESKRNEVSTLLQSLPEPQKPSYNNPPNLGQNVDVKA
- a CDS encoding HAD-IA family hydrolase, whose product is MPMPDARRYDLIVFDWDGTLMDSTAGIVLSMQHAFREHGLPQPERSAVRQVIGLGMDEALQQLAPLLPVDERIPLGQSFRAAWPIYGRQAALYEGAHALLGTLQQAGYTLAVATGMSRRGLEQALDQTGLRPMFAATRCAEESFSKPHPAMLLELLDELFHPADRALMVGDTTHDLQMAANAGVEAVALTQGAHDAAQLVLVPHRVMLANLAELAGWLEP
- the rluC gene encoding 23S rRNA pseudouridine(955/2504/2580) synthase RluC, encoding MDLSRKENLTVTKRRIDAEEAGQRLDNFLLRILKGVPKSRIYRIIRAGEVRINGKRTDVSYHLQADDEVRIPPVRVAEEAPKPGSGAGPTVVFDILFEDDALLAINKPAGLAVHGGSGISRGVIEQLRHQRPQAKFLELVHRLDRETSGILLVAKKRSALVKLHEQIRQGQTDKRYFALALGAWGKPVQAVKAPLHKFLLPDGERRVRVEAGGQPSHTVFRLQKKWADCALVEAELKTGRTHQIRVHLQHLGHPIAGDDKYGDFPRNKQLAREGLKRMFLHACRMRLTHPLTGVPLQLEAPLPPELSHYLSVLDQTAGAPDADA
- a CDS encoding HDOD domain-containing protein — encoded protein: MTTAEPPDTLKAAEPYLTAWQPANLPMLQVTQDALRSAQVSTSASSPGALAAIVARDPFLTLQVLSYVNTIPRGSFASDITSLEHALMLLGVEQFYDRFSRRPVLERLLDKDPARLRLLQGRLSQCLLAGLLAREVARVRLDSKAEEVFLGALLHDVIEPLLLLTHPQRVAPIHWHSHANLMLSDPALQQQLLGLSYQALLQHYVGQIGMPYLLAGLMCDQQLDKPRNYSVQLAVQAARASLLGWWRADHEEAARLLAEFLKLSIEEWSARQQGLLLQHARWNAFPDIALPAMWLPMQPGDWAEPPVAKPASLQLDLKILEQVTTQLKLAGERKADVGQIMTLLFKGLRLGLGLMRVALLTQDKATNQLKLRFAIGFADDHPLRHQAVGLNTPHLFTRLMGKTQSLFYGDSNRRNLQAYLPAPLRPEPERDWVAMSLWVRANPLGLLYADGGSTHPQLDADNYPHFKAVMLTALAALEGKGGPA
- a CDS encoding Rne/Rng family ribonuclease, with protein sequence MKRMLFNATQAEELRVAIVDGQKLIDLDIETVGKEQRKSNIYKGVITRIEPSLEAAFVDYGEERHGFLPFKEVSRSYFLPGTDGRARIQDALKEGMEVIVQVDKDERGNKGAALTTFISLAGRYLVLMPNNPRGGGVSRRIEGEERNELRAQLDQLDAPSGMSVIGRTAAIGRTLEELQWDLRYLLQLWSAIDGAARQQNGAFLIYQESSLVIRAIRDYFQPDIGEVLIDTESLFEQARQFMDHVMPGNVNRIKLYKDDVPLFSRFQIEHQIETAFRREVPLPSGGAIVIDHTEALVSVDVNSARATRGGDIETTAFNTNLEAADEVARQLRLRDLGGLIVIDFIDMESQKNQREVENRLKDALHHDRARVQMGKISRFGLLELSRQRLQPSLGETAHMPCPRCHGTGFIRGTESSALHILRILQEEAMKENTGAVHAQLPVDVATFLLNEKRADIYAIEARLKVNVVLVPNVHLETPNYSVTRLRHDDLNHADEDLPSYKRVEQQAEDEHNHKPGQRSKPEVRQQAAVKGITPEQPAPVVAPASKPASSENKPGLLSRFLNWLKGEPEAAAPAAQPAARQQERQSGQRQQRNGRDRNRNGERGNREGERQERSNREGQREQQAQGGQNRERDAQRGNRQERVERNEQRGEERRNGRNRQDDSRKDDNKPEETRNERPQRQPRQEGEAREGGRGRNRAEREPKPEVPVSEVVEAVVTDTAVEAVAAEGQASSGEGRRRRRRRGGRDRQSEAAATPGSDVQAESSEDSQDVVATSSAPVVAEAAPEVVTAAPTAVAEVAPVVAEVAAAPVAPAPVVAEAPAEVIAPAVAEVPVVAPVVVTAAAEAVETVDVAPQAVEVVAPVAEVAAPAAPAQEAAPIEAVVAAPAEEVAEVVTAAVETHPVEAVAEVVEAAPARSSNRRRRPAREKVAEEPLQMVETSDVVAPAQPEVVVASVPRPSRPRSRRKAEDAQVEALQQVETQGE
- the motB gene encoding flagellar motor protein MotB, whose product is MSDDSQRPIIVKKINKGHGGHHGGAWKIAYADFVTAMMAFFLLMWLLGSVSKGKLSGISDYFNTPLKVALQGGDSTGNATSIIPGGGQDLQRISGEVSKGQDSANDDAKKAKQAAEKMMFDKLREKVQTVIEQNPELAKFKDQLLIDMTPEGLRIQLVDEQNRPMFDSGSAKLQPYTVQLLRDLGKLLNEVPNRISLSGHTDAVQYSSGDRGYSNWELSAERANTSRREMIAGGLQDGKVLRVVGLGSAVPLDDEHPDAPINRRISIIVLNEETTTAIMKNSGKSDPAAQQLLDQAQGASSAP
- a CDS encoding S49 family peptidase, which produces MENKPEQTTLPQDGSQPWERKILESLVRDVVKEQRAKRRWGIFFKLLGFAYLLVPLLLVLGLAGSQMAGRTTPHTAVVRLEGVIAPGSVASADNINAALRRAFEDPNTKGVVLLINSPGGSPVQAGIIHDEIRRLRKLHPGTPLYAVVEDLCASGGYYVAVAADRIYVDKASLVGSIGVLMDGFGFTGAMEKLGVERRLFTAGENKGFLDPFSPMNDKQKAYVTQMLADIHQQFIDVVRKGRGARLKETPDMFSGLVWHGAKSIELGLTDALGTTDSVAREVIKADQLVDYTLTESLADRVAKRLGTSFSEGVTGQTESVRLR
- a CDS encoding TrmH family RNA methyltransferase translates to MLLISSAANARFKTLKKLCSHNRSRQEARLMVLDGVHLLQSLLDCGSTPQTVVLSEPALEHAEIRPLLARLSGVETLLLSEALFGQLSELPSATGILALCPLPAAHALPHPHEQRIVLLDGVQDPGNVGSILRTAAAAGIDAVLLSPDCADPWSPKTLRAGMGAHFAVRVVAQADLLACLDHFKGNVVGTTLDAPANVYQTDLRGSLAWLFGAEGQGVRPALQARCTTRVRIPMPGKVESLNVAAAAAICLFEQLRQNLHP